A genomic segment from Ornithorhynchus anatinus isolate Pmale09 chromosome 16, mOrnAna1.pri.v4, whole genome shotgun sequence encodes:
- the LOC100085222 gene encoding quinone oxidoreductase-like protein 2: MGPGRALALCGAGAPLALSPARTASWGRRSSAPRARAPGGPRFYRAALCTELQRPLLIGEAAARPLRPRQVRVGVHFCGVNFADILACRGQYQEKQPLPFTPGMEFSGVVLETGENVSIVKEGDRVICASGSQAMADECIIDQKDLWQIPEGVPFQEAAALPVSYGTAFLALEHRACTKPGETVLVTAAAGATGLAMIDVASHVFQAKVIAAAGSDDKCRLALQRGAAASVNYSQVDLKEEVKKLTDGRGVDVAIDMVGGDVFLKALRSLTWEGRIVTVGFSGGSIPSIPANLLLLKNVSALGVYWGRYKEQDFSVFSRSLMSALRHTQEGRIQPHIGAVFKLEEVNEAFCHVTQRKSTGKVVISLK, from the exons atggggccggggcgggcgctgGCTCTCTGCGGCGCCGGGGCGCCCCTCGCTCTGTCCCCGGCCCGGACGGCCTCGTGGGGCCGGAGGAGCAGCGCTCCGCGGGCACGAGCCCCGGGCGGCCCCCGCTTCTACCGCGCCGCGCTCTGCACCGAGCTGCAGCGGCCCCTGCTCATCGGGGAGGCGGCGGCCCGACCGCTGCGGCCTCGCCAG GTCAGAGTGGGAGTCCACTTCTGTGGAGTCAATTTTGCTGACATCTTGGCCTGTCGGGGTCAGTATCAGGAGAAGCAGCCCCTTCCATTCACGCCTG gAATGGAGTTTTCAGGGGTGGTGCTGGAGACGGGTGAGAACGTCAGCATCGTGAAAGAG GGTGACCGAGTTATCTGTGCCAGTGGCTCCCAGGCTATGGCAGACGAATGCATCATTGATCAAAAG GATCTCTGGCAGATCCCCGAGGGGGTCCCCTTTCAAGAAGCTGCTGCCCTGCCTGTGTCTTATGGCACTGCCTTCCTGGCCCTGGAGCATCGGGCGTGCACCAAGCCGGG GGAGACTGTTTTAGTGACAGCAGCAGCTGGAGCCACAGGTCTTGCGATGATAGATGTGGCATCCCACGTTTTCCAGGCAAAG GTGATTGCCGCAGCGGGGAGCGACGACAAGTGCAGACTGGCATTGCAGAGAGGGGCGGCGGCCAGTGTGAATTACAGCCAGGTCGACCTGAAGGAGGAAGTGAAAAAGCTGACCGACGGGCGTGGGGTCGATGTGGCCATCGACATGGTGGGAGGAGATGTCTTCCTCAAAGCCCTCCGCAG TCTGACATGGGAAGGTAGGATCGTGACGGTGGGATTTTCTGGAGGAAGCATTCCCTCCATTCCGGCCAACCTGTTGCTCCTGAAAAACGTGTCTGCCTTAGGAGTGTACTGGGGTCGGTACAAGGAGCAGGACTTCTCGGTCTTCTCTAGGAGCCTGATGTCAGCTCTCCGCCACACCCAAGAGGGACGGATCCAGCCACACATTGGGGCAGTTTTCAAGCTGGAGGAG GTTAATGAGGCCTTTTGCCATGTGACCCAGCGCAAATCCACAGGCAAAGTGGTCATCTCCCTGAAGTGa